The Sulfurimonas hydrogeniphila genome includes a window with the following:
- the era gene encoding GTPase Era, protein MTKAGFVSLIGRPNAGKSTLMNSLLGEKIAMVSQKANATRKRSNAIVMHENAQIIFVDTPGLHEKEKMLNQFMLDEALKAMGDCDLIVYLAPVTDSTEHYERFLKINNGRVKHIIVLSKIDQVSQEKLFKSISAYNKYADHFEALIPVAIPRKVGHKDLLDTIAKNLPESPYLYDPEDLTSELVRDIYAGFIREAIFENISDEVPYESDVIIDSIEEETGIDRIYATIIIEKESQKGIIIGKGGESVKRIGKSAREKIERLSGKKAYLNLQVTVKKGWTKDKNFLKEIGYDHGQ, encoded by the coding sequence ATGACTAAAGCTGGTTTCGTTTCCTTGATTGGACGTCCGAATGCAGGTAAAAGCACCCTAATGAATTCCCTTTTGGGCGAAAAAATTGCAATGGTAAGTCAAAAAGCCAATGCAACAAGAAAGCGTTCAAATGCAATTGTTATGCATGAAAATGCACAGATTATTTTTGTCGACACGCCCGGTTTGCATGAAAAAGAAAAAATGCTCAATCAGTTTATGCTTGATGAAGCCCTTAAAGCAATGGGTGATTGTGATTTAATCGTCTACCTTGCACCGGTGACTGATTCTACCGAACATTATGAAAGATTTTTAAAAATTAACAACGGACGGGTGAAGCATATTATTGTTTTAAGCAAAATAGATCAGGTTTCGCAAGAAAAACTTTTTAAATCGATTAGTGCCTACAATAAATATGCTGATCACTTTGAAGCGCTTATTCCTGTAGCAATTCCCCGTAAGGTAGGTCATAAAGACTTATTGGACACTATTGCAAAAAATTTACCGGAATCTCCTTATCTGTATGATCCTGAGGATTTGACAAGTGAACTTGTTCGTGACATTTATGCAGGATTTATCCGTGAAGCTATTTTTGAAAACATCAGTGATGAAGTCCCTTATGAATCGGATGTCATTATTGACTCTATCGAAGAAGAAACAGGAATTGACAGAATTTATGCCACAATAATTATAGAAAAAGAGTCGCAAAAAGGAATCATTATCGGAAAAGGCGGTGAATCCGTCAAACGAATAGGCAAATCTGCCCGAGAAAAAATCGAAAGACTCAGCGGAAAAAAAGCCTATTTGAACCTTCAGGTAACAGTCAAAAAAGGGTGGACAAAAGACAAAAATTTCCTCAAAGAGATAGGATATGACCATGGGCAATAG
- a CDS encoding L,D-transpeptidase family protein yields MGNRFYFFVISIICTLCFSTAVFASNNDILTNYRLHGIKNIQKELDKSLSDKNYWQEFLKNKDTQFGYIESYTNILLCDKSKSELLIYSRDSNNTYRLRKEYSAFTGKFKGDKTREGDLKTPVGVYDIVKKLSKVDSFYGPMAFVTSYPNLYDRYKGKTGQGIWIHGLPSNQERDEFTKGCIAINNKSIECLNKNIDIKKTVLIIKEDTGSNHTVSKETLALLLSNLYAWRYSWLYNNLEDYLHFYAQEFKRFDGMNLEKFKQYKQRVFSKNENKIILFRNINIIAYPNIENLYKITFNEEYKSDSFSFHGKKILIVRLQNNQFSIITEK; encoded by the coding sequence ATGGGCAATAGATTTTACTTTTTTGTTATAAGTATTATCTGTACACTTTGTTTTTCAACTGCTGTGTTTGCTTCAAACAATGACATTTTAACAAACTATCGACTGCATGGCATTAAAAATATTCAAAAAGAGTTGGATAAAAGCCTTAGTGATAAAAATTATTGGCAGGAGTTTCTCAAAAACAAAGACACCCAATTTGGCTATATTGAATCCTATACAAATATTTTACTGTGTGACAAATCAAAATCAGAACTGTTAATTTACTCAAGAGACAGCAACAACACATACAGGCTGCGAAAAGAGTACAGTGCTTTTACGGGAAAATTCAAAGGAGACAAAACCAGAGAAGGCGACCTTAAAACACCTGTTGGCGTTTATGATATTGTAAAAAAGCTATCAAAAGTCGACTCTTTTTACGGTCCAATGGCATTTGTGACTTCCTATCCGAACCTCTATGACAGATACAAAGGAAAAACTGGACAGGGTATCTGGATTCACGGACTGCCAAGCAATCAGGAAAGAGACGAATTTACAAAAGGGTGTATTGCCATCAATAACAAAAGCATAGAATGTCTTAATAAAAATATTGATATCAAAAAAACAGTATTGATTATAAAAGAAGATACAGGCAGCAACCATACTGTATCAAAAGAGACCCTGGCACTGCTTTTATCCAATCTGTACGCATGGCGCTATTCCTGGCTTTATAATAATCTGGAAGATTATCTTCACTTCTATGCACAGGAATTTAAAAGATTTGACGGTATGAATCTTGAAAAATTCAAGCAATACAAGCAAAGAGTTTTTAGCAAAAATGAAAATAAAATCATACTGTTTCGCAATATAAACATCATTGCATATCCCAATATTGAAAACTTATATAAGATAACCTTTAACGAAGAGTACAAATCCGACAGTTTCTCTTTTCATGGAAAAAAGATATTAATTGTACGCTTACAAAACAATCAATTCAGCATTATAACAGAGAAATAA